Proteins from one Vibrio pomeroyi genomic window:
- a CDS encoding DUF2798 domain-containing protein has product MKNKLHWVTAILSSLVMAFMMSGIISGYKMGFSQAWPPIWLNSFLIAWPCALTLSLTLLPQVRKVAEWLCRPRSKTIAKVSLCDE; this is encoded by the coding sequence ATGAAAAACAAACTGCATTGGGTTACCGCGATACTGTCTTCACTTGTCATGGCTTTCATGATGTCGGGGATCATATCGGGTTATAAGATGGGTTTCAGTCAAGCATGGCCACCTATTTGGTTAAACAGCTTTTTGATTGCTTGGCCGTGTGCACTCACATTGAGCCTAACCTTGTTACCACAAGTCAGAAAGGTCGCCGAATGGTTATGTCGCCCGAGATCAAAAACGATAGCTAAAGTGAGTTTATGCGATGAATAA
- a CDS encoding DUF3283 family protein: protein MSINLSLLPPSEKNKIELDKQASFLVWKLKQAKCGPEAIVEEAMKLGDPDEKVWFEQSVEKYKRVMGVA from the coding sequence ATGTCTATCAACCTTTCACTCCTTCCACCCAGCGAGAAAAATAAAATCGAACTGGATAAGCAAGCATCGTTTCTTGTATGGAAACTGAAGCAAGCGAAATGTGGCCCTGAAGCCATTGTTGAAGAAGCAATGAAGCTAGGTGACCCAGATGAAAAGGTGTGGTTTGAACAGTCTGTAGAAAAATACAAACGGGTAATGGGTGTCGCATAA
- a CDS encoding Fic family protein, producing MWIWQQDNWPNFVWDNQKIGVRLREVRLNQGILLGKITSQSADQTQTMLDTLLANIVHSSAIEGEKLNAFSVRSSLANKLGVSEERPFPTTEQTDGLAEIMLDAVQNLTEPLALDRILHWHDRLFPQGYTMFNPVIGGQLRGDTPMQVVSGRIDRPTVHFEAPSRDILDAELDAFITWFNDSLTDESLDPLLRAAITHLWFITLHPLDDGNGRITRLLTDLALAQAEKQSVRFYAMSVGILANRKHYYEILEKTQKGGLDISDWLMWFLNTLDETFTGVFSEVDQTVYKTNYWRSVDQTKLTAEQVKVLNRMLDGDFSEGINASQYKKVAKVSSATATRHLSALIEHGCLVKSGSGGRSTRYLLPE from the coding sequence ATGTGGATTTGGCAACAAGATAATTGGCCAAACTTTGTTTGGGATAATCAGAAAATAGGCGTGAGGTTAAGAGAAGTACGGCTTAATCAGGGCATTCTATTAGGCAAGATAACCTCTCAATCCGCAGACCAAACACAAACAATGCTCGATACTTTGCTAGCGAACATTGTCCACTCCAGTGCGATAGAGGGAGAAAAGCTGAATGCCTTCTCTGTTCGTTCTTCTTTGGCTAACAAACTTGGTGTGAGTGAAGAGCGACCTTTTCCTACGACAGAACAAACTGATGGCTTAGCGGAAATTATGTTGGATGCAGTGCAGAATCTCACGGAGCCATTAGCGCTTGATAGGATTTTGCATTGGCACGATAGACTGTTTCCTCAGGGCTACACCATGTTTAACCCTGTAATCGGAGGTCAGCTAAGAGGTGATACTCCCATGCAAGTGGTATCGGGAAGAATTGACCGTCCGACCGTACATTTTGAAGCGCCCAGCCGAGACATTCTTGATGCTGAGCTAGATGCGTTTATCACATGGTTTAATGATTCACTTACCGATGAATCACTCGATCCGTTACTTAGAGCTGCGATAACTCACCTTTGGTTTATCACCTTACACCCGTTAGATGACGGTAATGGCCGTATTACTCGATTGTTGACTGACTTGGCTTTAGCACAAGCAGAGAAGCAATCGGTACGTTTCTATGCGATGTCGGTGGGGATACTTGCTAACCGCAAACATTACTACGAGATATTGGAGAAAACCCAGAAAGGGGGACTCGATATCAGCGATTGGTTGATGTGGTTCTTAAATACATTAGATGAGACGTTTACAGGCGTTTTTTCTGAGGTCGACCAAACCGTTTATAAGACCAATTATTGGCGAAGTGTTGATCAAACTAAGCTTACGGCAGAGCAAGTAAAAGTGCTGAATAGGATGCTCGATGGCGATTTTTCTGAAGGTATCAATGCTAGTCAATATAAAAAGGTAGCCAAGGTGAGCAGTGCCACTGCAACACGTCATTTGAGCGCTTTGATTGAGCATGGCTGCTTGGTTAAATCCGGTTCTGGTGGCAGAAGCACCCGCTATCTGTTGCCGGAGTAA
- a CDS encoding LysR family transcriptional regulator: protein MNSIFGNIDDLFLFCTVVEEGSLLSASKRLQLPVSTMSRRLTALEERLSIRLLEKKGRELVATKDGEAAFAALSSGMESLHQGFSSLLEERDAIQGKIKLAVPHNFYSGFLRPTVEQFLAEYPKVQLNLILSQQQVVPETDRDLLITFKISDMEGMIARPLFKAKHGFFASQEYLDSREEIKKPDDLEHQEWINVDDVFDMPLYKSGQLEQMVTIKPKFIVNDIYAVAAAAQKGLGIASLPFRHVSPEMNLIQVLPEYHRGDRQAYLVYKERKYQPKALTLLIETLIESVRSFHHDELS from the coding sequence ATGAATTCCATATTTGGAAACATTGATGATCTATTCCTGTTTTGTACTGTGGTGGAAGAGGGGTCGTTGTTGTCGGCATCGAAGCGGCTGCAGTTGCCTGTGTCGACTATGTCGCGCCGATTAACCGCTTTGGAAGAGCGCCTGAGCATTCGTCTTTTGGAGAAGAAGGGTAGAGAGCTGGTGGCCACTAAAGATGGTGAGGCGGCCTTTGCTGCCCTGAGTAGCGGTATGGAGTCACTACATCAAGGGTTTAGTAGCTTGCTTGAAGAGCGCGATGCCATTCAAGGCAAGATAAAGCTTGCGGTGCCTCATAACTTCTATAGCGGTTTTCTTCGCCCGACGGTCGAGCAATTCCTTGCTGAGTACCCAAAAGTACAGCTCAATCTCATTTTGAGTCAACAGCAAGTGGTGCCTGAAACCGATCGTGATTTGTTGATTACGTTTAAGATCTCCGACATGGAAGGCATGATTGCGCGACCACTGTTTAAGGCCAAGCACGGCTTTTTTGCGAGCCAAGAGTATCTGGATTCTCGCGAAGAGATTAAAAAGCCAGACGATCTCGAGCATCAAGAGTGGATTAATGTCGATGATGTGTTTGATATGCCGCTCTACAAATCTGGTCAGTTAGAGCAGATGGTGACGATCAAACCTAAGTTCATCGTTAACGATATTTATGCGGTTGCGGCCGCTGCGCAAAAGGGATTGGGCATCGCCTCACTGCCTTTTCGTCATGTTTCTCCGGAAATGAATCTGATTCAAGTGCTCCCTGAGTATCATCGGGGTGATCGCCAAGCGTATTTAGTGTACAAAGAAAGAAAATATCAGCCGAAGGCTTTGACTTTGCTTATCGAGACCTTGATTGAGAGCGTTCGATCGTTCCATCACGATGAGCTGAGTTAA
- a CDS encoding histidine kinase — protein sequence MSTSSDSQFSWIKSFTLTSIFCALIAVTTQTIWGGEFLLNLAISFGFGLSAVGSSFILVKLFKTESRVFEVGISMLVAMTVGTLNAHYWLNGFFGDSFSGLKSVMLLGVIFCSVCYYYFYTKGEQLRAENELEVAKRRQADQEKVVVMSQLKQLQSQIEPHFLFNTLATINVLIESDSAKAKLMLEKLTDLLRVTLKNSRTEQSTIAQEVDLLDAYLNIQKIRLGERLTFSIETHEISDLQVIPPFLIQPLVENALTHGIEPIAAGSQVNVRITQQAQQLKIQVSDNGAGLKTPSANTGHGVGLSNIRQRIETLYGDKASLTITEQAEGGVVSTILLPLDDSAA from the coding sequence ATGAGTACTTCTTCAGACAGTCAGTTTTCATGGATTAAAAGCTTCACTCTGACCTCCATTTTCTGCGCTTTGATTGCTGTGACCACGCAAACTATTTGGGGAGGTGAGTTTCTCCTCAACCTCGCGATCAGCTTTGGTTTTGGCTTGAGTGCGGTCGGCTCTTCTTTCATTCTGGTTAAGTTGTTCAAAACCGAATCTCGAGTGTTTGAAGTGGGTATATCGATGTTGGTGGCGATGACGGTTGGTACGCTAAACGCTCATTATTGGTTAAATGGTTTCTTTGGCGACAGTTTCTCTGGATTGAAATCGGTGATGCTTTTAGGTGTCATTTTTTGCTCGGTTTGTTACTACTATTTTTATACGAAAGGCGAACAACTCAGAGCCGAAAATGAGTTGGAGGTTGCTAAACGTCGCCAAGCAGACCAAGAGAAAGTGGTGGTGATGAGTCAGCTTAAGCAACTGCAAAGCCAAATTGAACCGCACTTCTTGTTCAACACGCTTGCGACCATCAATGTATTGATTGAGAGTGACAGCGCGAAAGCCAAGTTGATGCTCGAAAAACTGACCGACTTGTTGCGTGTGACTTTGAAGAATAGCCGCACTGAGCAATCGACAATCGCACAAGAGGTCGACTTGTTAGACGCTTATCTTAATATCCAAAAGATACGCTTGGGTGAGCGCTTAACGTTCTCGATTGAAACACATGAGATTAGCGATTTGCAGGTGATTCCACCGTTCTTGATTCAACCCTTGGTCGAGAATGCACTCACGCACGGTATTGAACCCATAGCCGCTGGTAGCCAAGTGAATGTTCGCATTACTCAACAAGCACAGCAGCTAAAAATTCAAGTGTCGGATAATGGTGCAGGGCTGAAAACACCCTCTGCGAATACGGGTCATGGTGTTGGGTTAAGCAATATTCGTCAAAGAATCGAAACCCTTTATGGCGATAAGGCGAGCCTAACGATTACTGAACAAGCTGAAGGCGGGGTCGTCTCGACGATCTTGTTGCCACTGGATGACTCAGCCGCCTAG
- a CDS encoding outer membrane lipoprotein-sorting protein, producing MYKFTRSLTILGSALALVLASAPSWAIDSQQVTEMIAKADSYRLNSAQASKVVSLVALYQDEQLDKTREYNVYTRPNRESLVVFKSAVEAGQKMLMIEDNYWLLMPKSRRPIRITPMQKLLGEASVGDISTLTWSEDYQGEWVVEQQVEVSSGDLLDTHHLKLTAKTKGASYQSIDLWLTTERAFPVKADLYLRSGKLAKQAWFTEGVRDGLPSVVSMTLLDKIQPSKKTVIEYREVSEQALADKYYNPAYLSRNSVSGL from the coding sequence ATGTATAAATTTACTCGTTCACTCACTATTTTAGGTTCTGCGTTGGCTTTGGTTCTAGCATCGGCACCAAGCTGGGCTATCGATTCACAACAAGTCACCGAGATGATTGCTAAAGCAGATAGCTACCGCTTGAACAGTGCACAAGCGTCCAAGGTGGTCTCTTTAGTCGCGCTATATCAAGACGAACAACTGGATAAAACCCGTGAGTACAACGTCTATACAAGACCAAATCGAGAATCCTTGGTCGTGTTCAAGTCTGCTGTCGAGGCGGGTCAAAAGATGCTGATGATAGAAGACAACTATTGGTTATTGATGCCGAAATCTCGTCGTCCAATTCGTATTACCCCGATGCAAAAATTGCTTGGTGAAGCTTCGGTTGGTGATATCTCAACGCTCACTTGGAGCGAAGATTACCAAGGTGAGTGGGTTGTCGAACAACAGGTTGAGGTGTCAAGTGGTGATCTGCTTGATACCCATCACTTAAAACTCACCGCAAAAACTAAGGGCGCGAGTTATCAATCCATCGATCTGTGGTTAACGACAGAGCGCGCATTTCCAGTTAAAGCGGATTTGTATTTGCGTTCAGGAAAACTAGCCAAGCAAGCGTGGTTTACTGAAGGCGTGCGTGATGGCTTGCCGAGTGTAGTGTCAATGACCTTACTTGATAAGATTCAACCAAGTAAGAAGACCGTGATTGAGTACCGCGAAGTAAGCGAACAAGCCTTGGCAGACAAATACTACAACCCAGCTTACTTATCGCGTAATAGCGTATCTGGGCTTTAG
- a CDS encoding LysR family transcriptional regulator, whose translation MESIDLNLLRTFVLLCQSNSLKRAGMKLGISESAVSKQMTKLREQLGHPLFERTTEGLRPTHYSKSILPKIEQALSLMHSATSPVTFDPATYEGPITLAFFAYTLEFSGVSLFRELSKTFPKAQIELKTWTSDTEQKLEDGDITLGVHFLNEDRSSNIFQKRIMPDQLVIAVSKSLGQLTWEEALQLPFIKIRSQGWNEERYRYLEMLRSSGIDPHISITVDNFSVARQILEQGDHACVLSDSWKDASLNTIEPPKELRIDLNLVSCMRLVDRQSPLNLAVHDVIKKVMLQSR comes from the coding sequence ATGGAAAGTATAGACTTGAACTTGCTGCGTACCTTTGTGTTGCTGTGTCAGTCGAATAGCCTTAAAAGGGCTGGGATGAAACTGGGGATCTCAGAGAGCGCCGTCAGCAAGCAAATGACCAAACTCAGAGAACAATTAGGACACCCACTTTTCGAACGGACTACAGAAGGGTTGAGACCAACGCATTACAGCAAATCTATTTTGCCCAAGATTGAACAAGCCTTGTCCTTGATGCACTCCGCCACCTCACCAGTGACATTCGACCCTGCCACCTATGAAGGGCCAATCACTCTTGCTTTCTTCGCTTATACACTAGAGTTCTCAGGCGTTAGTTTATTTAGGGAGCTCTCGAAAACATTTCCCAAAGCACAAATAGAGCTGAAAACTTGGACATCGGATACAGAGCAAAAATTAGAAGACGGTGATATCACGTTAGGTGTGCATTTTCTAAACGAAGACCGTAGTTCGAATATATTCCAGAAACGCATCATGCCTGACCAACTGGTGATCGCCGTATCAAAATCATTAGGGCAACTAACATGGGAAGAGGCATTGCAGTTGCCTTTCATCAAGATCCGAAGCCAAGGTTGGAATGAAGAACGTTACCGATATTTAGAAATGTTGAGAAGCAGTGGTATTGACCCCCACATCAGTATCACGGTGGACAATTTTTCAGTGGCGAGGCAAATTCTAGAGCAAGGTGACCACGCCTGCGTATTAAGCGATAGTTGGAAGGACGCTTCGCTTAATACCATAGAGCCACCCAAAGAACTTAGGATTGATCTAAACCTCGTATCCTGCATGCGCCTTGTCGATCGCCAAAGCCCTCTAAACCTTGCCGTTCATGACGTGATTAAAAAGGTCATGCTTCAATCTAGATAG
- a CDS encoding NAD(P)-dependent oxidoreductase: MKVSFIGLGVMGFPMAGHLVKAGFEVTVFNRTHSKALDWADKHQGKAAESVAECVAEADVVLVCVGNDDDVRSMTTSETGALAAMKSNAILVDHTTTSAILSEELEVAAKEAGVRFMDAPVSGGQAGAENGVLTIMCGGEQELFNDLQPVFEAYGKSSVLMGKVGQGQRAKMVNQICIAGVLNGLSEGLVLAEKSGLDIPTLVDCLKNGAAGSWQMENRATTMAQDKFDFGFAIDWMIKDLGFCLDEAERQGIQLPLTEKTNNAYKALSAEGQGRMDTSVLMKAVVEETKK, encoded by the coding sequence ATGAAAGTAAGTTTTATCGGGCTAGGCGTAATGGGTTTCCCAATGGCAGGCCACCTAGTCAAAGCCGGTTTTGAGGTAACGGTATTTAACCGCACTCATAGCAAAGCACTAGACTGGGCTGATAAACACCAAGGTAAAGCCGCTGAAAGCGTGGCTGAGTGTGTCGCAGAAGCTGACGTAGTATTGGTTTGTGTTGGCAACGATGACGACGTGCGCAGCATGACAACCAGCGAAACAGGCGCACTGGCGGCAATGAAGTCAAACGCGATTCTTGTTGACCACACAACAACGTCAGCAATCCTGTCTGAAGAGCTTGAAGTCGCTGCGAAGGAAGCGGGTGTTCGCTTCATGGATGCACCAGTGTCTGGGGGTCAAGCGGGCGCAGAAAACGGTGTGCTAACTATCATGTGTGGTGGTGAGCAAGAGCTATTCAACGACCTTCAACCTGTATTTGAAGCTTACGGTAAATCGTCAGTTTTAATGGGTAAAGTAGGCCAAGGCCAACGTGCGAAAATGGTGAACCAGATCTGCATCGCGGGTGTATTGAACGGCTTATCTGAGGGCTTGGTATTGGCTGAAAAATCAGGTTTGGATATCCCAACGCTGGTTGATTGCCTTAAAAACGGCGCAGCTGGTTCATGGCAGATGGAAAACCGTGCTACCACAATGGCACAAGATAAGTTTGATTTCGGCTTTGCCATTGATTGGATGATCAAAGACTTAGGCTTCTGCCTAGATGAAGCAGAGCGCCAAGGCATCCAACTTCCGTTGACTGAAAAGACCAACAACGCCTACAAGGCATTGTCTGCTGAAGGACAAGGCCGCATGGATACATCAGTATTGATGAAAGCTGTCGTTGAAGAGACAAAGAAGTAG
- a CDS encoding YebC/PmpR family DNA-binding transcriptional regulator → MGRSFEVRKASMAKTAGAKIKVYSKYGKEIYVLAKNGSSDPDMNLPLKHLIAKAKKDQVPAHVIDKAIDKANGGGGEDFQPARYEGFGPGGTSVIVDCLTDNGNRTFQDVRQCFVKTGAKIGVEGTVSHMFAHQAVFQFKGEDDEIILETLMMEDVDVTDVELEDGVITVFAPTTEFFKTKTALNTAFPELTLDVEEITFVPQTTTPVAEEDSEKFQKFLDMLDDCDDVQQVYHNAEL, encoded by the coding sequence ATGGGAAGAAGTTTTGAAGTGCGCAAGGCCTCAATGGCGAAAACTGCAGGCGCAAAAATTAAAGTTTATTCTAAATACGGTAAAGAGATTTACGTACTGGCTAAGAACGGCAGCTCTGACCCAGACATGAACCTACCTCTTAAGCACCTGATTGCTAAAGCGAAGAAAGACCAAGTACCAGCTCACGTTATCGACAAAGCGATCGATAAAGCGAACGGCGGCGGTGGTGAAGACTTCCAACCAGCTCGTTACGAAGGTTTTGGCCCAGGTGGCACAAGCGTAATCGTTGACTGTCTAACTGACAACGGCAACCGTACTTTCCAAGACGTTCGCCAATGTTTCGTTAAGACTGGCGCGAAAATCGGTGTTGAAGGTACTGTTTCTCACATGTTCGCTCACCAAGCTGTATTCCAGTTCAAAGGTGAAGATGACGAGATCATCCTAGAAACGCTAATGATGGAAGACGTAGACGTGACTGACGTTGAGCTAGAAGACGGTGTTATCACTGTATTCGCTCCAACGACTGAGTTCTTCAAAACGAAGACTGCACTAAACACTGCGTTCCCAGAGCTAACGCTAGACGTTGAGGAAATCACTTTCGTCCCTCAAACTACTACGCCAGTAGCTGAAGAAGATTCTGAGAAGTTCCAGAAGTTCTTAGACATGCTTGACGACTGTGATGATGTTCAGCAGGTTTACCACAACGCTGAGCTGTAA
- a CDS encoding ABC transporter permease, which translates to MGKLTQRMSTFLLPTSVRLAWLNLLRNGRRSLLSVLIIAIAVFALTSAGGYGLYTYESLRESTARDTGHLTLSTPGYFEQDEDMPLSNGLDNVQALTKSIIGDSDVRGVQPRVYFSGLVSNGSKSTIFMGTGVNEREFDMKGPFLDVRSGQTLSDVRSPRYDSQEPQVMLGTDLARNLKVAVGDWVTLLATTSDGALNAFDFKVQGIYSTGVPELDKRQLYVHITTAQELLASDKVSTLSVFLFETNKTSTVQQRIQTTLDRNSASQSDQGTEIEITPWQDRAFFYTKVKDLYDRIFGIMGAVMALVVFVSLFNTMTMSVTERTREIGTLSALGSYPSEIVAGFLKEAGLLAVIGSAIGALVSGLVSVLLLVVDIQMPPPPGRTEGYPLNIYFSLELVGYATLGVLTICLLAAYFSARKGVNKPITEALVYV; encoded by the coding sequence ATGGGCAAGTTAACACAAAGAATGAGCACGTTTTTGCTTCCAACTTCGGTGCGTCTGGCATGGCTTAATTTATTAAGGAATGGCCGACGCAGCCTGCTTTCAGTGTTGATTATCGCGATAGCCGTATTTGCGCTGACGTCAGCAGGAGGCTATGGGCTTTACACCTACGAATCTTTGAGAGAATCGACCGCTCGAGATACTGGTCATCTTACTTTGAGCACGCCGGGATACTTTGAACAAGATGAAGACATGCCGCTGAGCAATGGTCTCGATAATGTTCAAGCGCTCACCAAGAGCATTATTGGTGACAGTGATGTGCGTGGCGTTCAACCACGAGTCTACTTCAGCGGCTTGGTTTCTAACGGCAGTAAGTCGACCATCTTTATGGGAACGGGCGTTAATGAGCGTGAGTTCGACATGAAAGGACCATTCCTTGATGTGCGCAGCGGGCAAACCCTGTCGGATGTGAGATCTCCAAGATACGACAGCCAAGAGCCACAAGTGATGCTGGGAACTGATCTTGCTCGCAACCTTAAAGTTGCCGTTGGTGATTGGGTGACACTGCTTGCCACCACCAGTGATGGCGCTTTGAATGCCTTTGATTTTAAGGTGCAGGGTATCTACTCGACAGGGGTGCCTGAGCTGGATAAGCGTCAACTGTATGTTCATATCACCACCGCACAAGAGCTTTTGGCCTCAGACAAAGTCAGTACCTTGTCGGTGTTCCTATTTGAAACCAACAAGACCTCGACCGTTCAACAGCGTATTCAAACTACTTTAGATCGAAATAGCGCGAGCCAAAGCGATCAAGGCACAGAGATCGAGATCACCCCATGGCAAGATCGTGCGTTTTTCTACACCAAGGTTAAAGATCTTTATGACCGGATCTTCGGCATTATGGGCGCGGTGATGGCATTGGTAGTGTTCGTGTCGCTGTTTAACACCATGACCATGTCGGTGACGGAGCGCACTCGTGAAATTGGCACCTTGTCGGCTCTTGGTAGTTACCCTTCTGAAATCGTCGCAGGCTTCTTAAAAGAGGCGGGATTACTGGCGGTAATTGGCAGTGCGATAGGCGCACTAGTGAGCGGTTTAGTGTCGGTGTTGTTACTGGTAGTCGATATACAAATGCCACCACCTCCGGGTCGAACCGAAGGTTACCCACTCAACATTTACTTCTCATTAGAATTGGTTGGTTACGCCACCTTAGGTGTGCTGACGATCTGTTTGCTAGCCGCTTATTTCTCTGCTCGCAAAGGCGTGAATAAGCCAATCACGGAGGCGCTGGTTTATGTATAA
- a CDS encoding 4a-hydroxytetrahydrobiopterin dehydratase gives MLNEQKCEACSIDAIALTKDEQQSLLLELSDWQIIERDGIPQLEKVYKFKNYKQAWAFSNKVSELAEEEFHHPSILLEWGKVTVTWWSHSIKGLHKNDFICASRCDVFAVSE, from the coding sequence ATGTTGAATGAACAAAAATGCGAAGCCTGCAGTATCGACGCGATTGCCCTTACTAAAGATGAACAACAGTCGCTATTGCTGGAGTTGTCTGATTGGCAAATCATCGAAAGAGACGGCATCCCACAGCTTGAAAAGGTATACAAGTTTAAGAACTACAAACAAGCATGGGCATTCAGCAACAAAGTGTCAGAGTTGGCAGAAGAAGAGTTCCATCACCCTTCGATCTTATTGGAGTGGGGCAAAGTCACCGTCACTTGGTGGAGCCACTCAATCAAAGGCCTCCACAAAAATGATTTCATCTGCGCCTCACGCTGCGATGTGTTCGCGGTGAGTGAATAG
- a CDS encoding ABC transporter ATP-binding protein, with product MIEFKGIGKSYLTGGQSVDALKGVDGQIKRGEMVALCGPSGSGKSTLLNILGLLDMDYQGEINIDGKAYPTEQITAARFRRQSLGFVFQRFNLVPVMTALENVAYPLMLNQCSKQEQQSRAQEMLERVGLGDYVHHRPDNLSGGQQQRVAIARALIHNPSLVIADEPTASLDSHTANLVIDIMKELGHEMGTTFIVATHDPRMAQRCDRVIELIDGQLAPQATATEAISWAS from the coding sequence ATGATTGAATTTAAAGGTATCGGCAAATCGTATCTCACTGGCGGTCAAAGTGTAGACGCTCTCAAGGGAGTCGATGGCCAAATCAAACGCGGTGAAATGGTGGCACTGTGTGGCCCGTCGGGTTCAGGGAAAAGCACACTTTTGAACATTCTTGGTTTGTTGGATATGGACTATCAAGGCGAGATAAATATTGATGGCAAAGCGTATCCAACAGAGCAGATTACTGCTGCGCGTTTTCGTCGCCAGTCGTTGGGTTTTGTCTTTCAACGCTTCAATCTGGTTCCTGTGATGACTGCGCTTGAGAACGTCGCATATCCATTGATGTTGAACCAATGTTCGAAACAAGAACAGCAGAGCAGAGCGCAAGAGATGTTAGAGCGTGTTGGGCTAGGAGATTACGTTCATCACCGTCCAGACAACCTTTCAGGCGGTCAGCAGCAACGTGTCGCGATAGCCAGAGCGTTAATCCATAACCCAAGCCTAGTGATTGCTGATGAGCCAACCGCGAGCCTAGACAGCCACACCGCCAACCTAGTGATCGACATTATGAAAGAGCTCGGTCACGAGATGGGCACCACCTTTATTGTCGCAACACACGACCCAAGAATGGCGCAGCGTTGTGATCGAGTGATTGAACTTATCGATGGACAACTGGCACCACAAGCCACAGCAACGGAGGCTATATCATGGGCAAGTTAA
- a CDS encoding DUF1254 domain-containing protein, with the protein MKTLFPLTAVALFSTSVIAAPTIVTEDNFAQAYTNMRLGAVVEKAGGINTFFEMPVPSSVPEEQFVVRMNRDTFYSVSVIDMSNDDVYVTVPETDQYVSLQVVDENHETQPMIYGSGRHKISAKTDHAFVIVRALEDDARRNLKIETGSEKPFVVKEWDMASFKATDGAGNIDFSDGYDQSKAFGNKESGQTDYMNYVGAAGGWGGAMVEDNIYQTSQYFDANACYETTFKDPKAGSFWSATVYNADGRMFNDKANISSEMAPVINSDGTYTLRFGCEGQPNNIPTMDGNSTGKFNVLMRHYNPSEPVSKGEKGYNPATMIKKVG; encoded by the coding sequence ATGAAAACACTATTTCCCCTTACTGCTGTCGCTTTATTCTCAACCAGCGTTATTGCAGCGCCAACCATCGTCACGGAAGATAATTTTGCTCAGGCATACACCAATATGCGTCTCGGCGCGGTGGTAGAGAAAGCTGGTGGTATCAATACATTCTTTGAGATGCCAGTACCAAGCAGCGTTCCAGAAGAGCAGTTCGTTGTGCGAATGAATCGAGACACCTTTTACTCCGTTTCTGTCATCGATATGTCGAACGATGATGTCTACGTGACGGTTCCAGAAACTGACCAATACGTGTCGCTGCAAGTCGTTGATGAAAACCACGAGACGCAACCAATGATCTACGGTTCGGGTCGTCATAAAATCAGCGCAAAAACCGACCATGCATTTGTTATTGTCCGTGCTCTTGAAGATGATGCTCGCCGTAACCTGAAGATTGAAACCGGCAGTGAGAAACCGTTTGTCGTAAAAGAATGGGATATGGCGTCATTTAAGGCTACGGATGGAGCTGGCAACATCGATTTCAGTGACGGATATGACCAATCAAAGGCGTTTGGTAACAAAGAAAGCGGCCAAACTGATTACATGAATTACGTTGGCGCAGCTGGCGGTTGGGGTGGTGCAATGGTTGAAGATAACATCTATCAAACCAGTCAGTACTTCGATGCGAATGCATGTTACGAGACGACTTTCAAAGATCCTAAGGCAGGATCATTCTGGTCGGCGACCGTATATAACGCTGATGGACGAATGTTTAACGACAAGGCCAATATTTCGAGTGAAATGGCACCTGTTATTAACAGCGATGGTACCTACACTCTCCGTTTCGGATGTGAAGGTCAACCAAACAACATTCCAACTATGGACGGTAATAGCACGGGTAAATTTAATGTACTGATGCGCCACTACAATCCTAGCGAGCCAGTGAGCAAAGGCGAGAAAGGCTACAACCCAGCGACGATGATTAAGAAAGTTGGTTAA